GGAGTCCTTTCTGCTCGATCTTGAGCACCGCCAGATCGGTCTCACGGTCGACGCCGACGATGCGGGCTTCGATCCAGCGGCCGGTCGGCTTGAGGATGGACTGTCGTGGCGAGTCCGAGGCCGGAGGCAGGGCTGCGAGAACCAGCAATCGGCGCGCGCCCTGGACGACGTGGAAGTTGGTGACGATGTAGCCATCGCTGCTGATCAGGAAGCCGGAGCCGCCGCGGCGCTCGCGTCCCAGCAGATCTTCGGTGACGCGAGCCGGCCCGGTGGTCGCGCCGTAGGCCGTGACCGCGATCTCGACCACCGCGGGAGCGACGCGCGTCGCGACGGTCTCGAGCTCGCGGCTGAAGGCGCCGATCGACGGCGTCGCCGGCGCCGGCGCCGGCGCCGCGAAGGCGTTGCCCGAGAGAAGGACGGCGCAGAGGATCGAGAGGCCAATGCGGGACATTCGATTTCTCCTGGATGGGCGGAGACGTCTTTTTCTCGGACGGCCCTTCTCTTCTGGCGCCCGCAGCATAGCCGAAGGGGAGAGGCTTGGCCGGCCATCGCCTCGAGACCCCCGGTTTCTTGACCCCCGTTCCCCGGGCATGGTAAAAAACCGTGTTCCGATGCGACGGGGTGTCCGTCCCACGCGCCCACGAGGCCTCTCGATCTGGATGAACGCGTGGACCCAAATCGTGGCGCTTCAAGGAGAAGCCTCTGATGTACGCAATCGTCAACATCAACGGCACCCAGACCAAGGTGACGCCCGATGAGACCCTGGATCTGCCCCGCATGTCGGGTGAGCCTGGGAAGAAGCTCGACTTCGACCAGGTCCTGATGGTGTGCGACGGAGACACCATCACGGTCGGCAGCCCCTACCTGAAGGGCGCGACCCTGACGGTCGAAGTGCTCGAGCACCTGCGGGGACCCAAGCTGCGGGTCTTCAAGTTCAAGCGTCGCCGCGAGTATCGTCGGCGGATCGGTCACCGCGATTCGCTCACGCGAGTGCGGGTGACCGGCATCAAGGCTTAGGAGTCAGGCATGGCGCATAAAAAAGGTCAGTCCTCGTCGAAGAACGGTCGCGAATCGAACGCGCAACGGCTCGGCGTCAAGCGCTTCGGCGGCCAGCTCGTCAACGCCGGCAGCAT
The genomic region above belongs to Candidatus Eisenbacteria bacterium and contains:
- the rplU gene encoding 50S ribosomal protein L21, with protein sequence MYAIVNINGTQTKVTPDETLDLPRMSGEPGKKLDFDQVLMVCDGDTITVGSPYLKGATLTVEVLEHLRGPKLRVFKFKRRREYRRRIGHRDSLTRVRVTGIKA